A part of Cannabis sativa cultivar Pink pepper isolate KNU-18-1 chromosome 6, ASM2916894v1, whole genome shotgun sequence genomic DNA contains:
- the LOC133039245 gene encoding uncharacterized protein LOC133039245 gives MEMFREGGSTSRPPMLEGANYPYWKTKMRAFLRAVDERVWMSIEEGWWKPTMMENEIVIPKPMSQWTTVEMERANFNSKALHALFNAVSTNQLKVIANCEIAKEAWEKLKIKNEGTDAVKKSRLRALEKAFENLTMEEDESVAEFHAKICDISNESYALGKTYSNSKLVRKVLGVLPRRFMSKVTSIEEMRNIEELDLDELIGSLQNYELSLSRWKKTKKQKEVVKEKSDVGIALIHQENKKPVLEDLNGITDETVALLTRNYAKFLKKNYRKNSPADKENLLKRNKGVNFKPGQASTDQKGRGIKCRECDGYGHIQAECANTLKKKKALAATWSDSDEEKNSTASEGSDEEKQVLAFMAQSCNPVESEDDAVSTSSEADSTGRQHAYEEMFAQWEYMTKQIRALKNSLEQLETEKGKLEDSVKNLNRLLDEKENEIYKLTAHLIRTKQALQFIPPGTAAINQTLQLQKPYGDRTSLGYKMLYKQGNNLSVEHSLPSNVKSSKKEDGSPDTSITINESDSSERRQVPTGPIKLKFEARRTDADNLLQNDNFIPTCHLCNRRGHIRPKCYELQNYLKAMINRPNSFPPPNKSHGRKPRREWKIKSKPNPDVDLVAKLSLSAFAEGQWYFDS, from the coding sequence ATGGAAATGTTTAGAGAAGGAGGCTCCACCTCGAGACCTCCTATGCTGGAAGGAGCCAATTATCCATACTGGAAAACCAAGATGCGTGCTTTCTTGAGAGCTGTTGATGAAAGAGTTTGGATGTCCATAGAAGAAGGGTGGTGGAAACCAACGATGATGGAGAATGAAATCGTCATACCCAAACCCATGAGTCAATGGACCACTGTTGAAATGGAAAGAGCGAATTTCAACTCAAAGGCTCTTCATGCCTTGTTTAATGCTGTCTCCACTAACCAGTTGAAGGTTATAGCCAATTGTGAAATTGCTAAGGAAGCATGGGAGAAGCTAAAGATTAAGAACGAGGGAACTGATGCTGTCAAGAAATCAAGGCTGCGTGCCTTGGAAAAGGCTTTCGAAAATCTTACCATGGAGGAGGATGAGTCTGTGGCTGAATTCCATGCAAAAATTTGTGACATCTCTAATGAATCATATGCTCTGGGGAAAACTTACTCTAACTCGAAACTCGTTCGAAAGGTGCTTGGTGTCCTCCCCAGAAGATTCATGTCCAAAGTTACCTCTATCGAAGAAATGAGAAACATTGAGGAACTCGATCTTGACGAACTCATCGGGTCATTACAAAACTATGAGCTATCACTGTCTAGGtggaagaaaaccaagaaacaAAAGGAGGTGGTGAAAGAAAAATCAGATGTTGGCATTGCACTTATTCACCAAGAAAACAAGAAACCTGTTCTGGAAGACTTGAATGGCATTACAGATGAAACAGTTGCCCTGTTAACAAGAAACTATGCAAAGTTCTTGAAAAAGAACTACAGGAAAAATTCACCAGCTGACAAAGAAAATCTTCTCAAGAGAAACAAAGGAGTAAATTTCAAACCAGGACAAGCCTCAACTGATCAAAAGGGGCGAGGGATTAAGTGCAGAGAATGTGATGGATATGGTCACATTCAGGCTGAGTGTGCCAAcacactaaaaaagaaaaaggccctTGCAGCAACTTGGAGTGATAGTGATGAGGAAAAGAACTCCACAGCCAGTGAAGGATCAGATGAGGAAAAGCAGGTACTAGCATTCATGGCCCAAAGTTGTAATCCAGTTGAATCTGAAGATGATGCAGTCTCCACCTCATCAGAAGCAGACAGCACAGGTCGTCAACATGCTTATGAAGAAATGTTTGCACAATGGGAGTACATGACTAAACAGATTCGTGCCCTAAAGAACTCCCTAGAGCAACTGGAGActgaaaaaggaaagttagaagACTCTGTCAAAAATCTCAACCGACTTCTTGATGAAAAGGAGAATGAGATCTACAAACTCACAGCTCATCTAATCCGAACCAAGCAAGCTTTACAGTTCATTCCCCCAGGCACTGCTGCTATCAATCAAACTCTACAGCTTCAGAAGCCCTATGGTGATCGAACTTCATTAGGATATAAGATGCTATATAAGCAAGGGAATAACCTGTCTGTTGAGCATTCCTTACCCTCCAATGTTAAGTCATCAAAGAAGGAAGATGGGTCTCCTGACACCTCAATCACCATTAACGAATCTGACTCATCTGAGAGGAGACAGGTTCCAACTGGACCCATCAAACTAAAATTCGAAGCAAGGAGGACTGATGCTGACAACCTCCTACAGAATGACAATTTCATTCCTACATGTCATTTATGTAATAGGagaggtcacattcgacctaagtgTTACGAATTGCAGAACTACTTGAAAGCCATGATCAATCGACCAAATAGTTTCCCTCCACCAAATAAGTCACATGGGCGCAAACCTCGTCGAGAATGGAAAATAAAGTCCAAACCAAATCCTGATGTTGATTTGGTTGCAAAGCTATCTCTGTCTGCCTTTGCTGAAGGTCAGTGGTACTTCGACAGTTGA